The following proteins are co-located in the Apium graveolens cultivar Ventura chromosome 5, ASM990537v1, whole genome shotgun sequence genome:
- the LOC141723891 gene encoding putative germin-like protein 2-1, which produces MALRSNILFIGFISTITCFVALASDSNPIQDFCVSQAKGSAGESVCKDPKTVNENDFFTTGLHVVGKTPNAAGVSVNLINAARIPGLNTLGLSLARVDFAPFGVGPLHTHRASEILIVIEGTVRVGFVTSGPEYRGISKVLNRGDVFAFPEGIHHYSQNLGNSSGLGFTFFSSQNPEIYFFRNAVFGAKPEISADILAKSFRVNGNVIDELQAPFKQMLRFQIHQQLANVVCYGCLSIAY; this is translated from the exons ATGGCATTACGCTCCAACATTCTTTTCATCGGATTCATAAGTACTATAACTTGCTTTGTTGCTCTGGCTTCTGATAGTAATCCTATTCAGGACTTCTGTGTTTCTCAGGCAAAAGGCTCAG CTGGTGAATCAGTTTGCAAGGACCCCAAGACTGTAAATGAAAACGACTTCTTTACTACCGGATTGCACGTGGTAGGTAAAACACCAAATGCAGCTGGAGTATCTGTAAATTTGATCAATGCCGCGAGGATTCCTGGACTGAACACTCTCGGACTTTCTCTAGCTCGTGTCGACTTTGCTCCTTTTGGAGTTGGTCCTCTACACACTCATCGTGCTAGTGAAATTCTAATAGTCATTGAAGGAACAGTGCGGGTAGGATTTGTCACTTCTGGTCCAGAATATCGTGGTATTAGTAAAGTCCTCAACAGAGGTGATGTGTTTGCGTTCCCAGAAGGTATTCACCACTACAGCCAGAATCTGGGAAATAGTAGCGGATTAGGATTTACTTTTTTTAGCAGCCAGAACCCTGAAATTTACTTCTTCAGAAATGCTGTGTTTGGAGCCAAGCCTGAAATATCTGCTGATATTCTTGCCAAGTCTTTCCGAGTAAACGGAAACGTAATCGATGAATTGCAGGCGCCATTTAAGCAGATGTTAAGGTTTCAGATTCACCAGCAACTTGCCAATGTAGTGTGTTATGGCTGTTTAAGCATTGCTTATTAG